A single window of Eucalyptus grandis isolate ANBG69807.140 chromosome 1, ASM1654582v1, whole genome shotgun sequence DNA harbors:
- the LOC104450980 gene encoding protein FAR1-RELATED SEQUENCE 5, producing MDLEDEAGAAENSGGVELVDCEGDPIVEPCEGMEFDSEDAAKIFYDEYARRVGFVMRVMSCRRSERDGKILARRLGCNKEGYCVSIRGKFGPVRKPRASTREGCKAMIHVKVDRSGKWVITKFVKEHNHPLVISPREARQTMDEKDKKIQELTVELRNKKRLCAAYQEQLTAFVKIVEEHNDQLSKKVQSVVNNIRKYEPVDPGLMRRS from the exons TGGATCTAGAAGATGAAGCTGGAGCAGCTGAGAATTCTGGTGGAGTGGAATTGGTAGATTGCGAAGGAGATCCTATAGTGGAGCCATGTGAGGGTATGGAATTTGACTCTGAAGACGCCGCCAAGATCTTTTACGACGAGTATGCTCGAAGAGTGGGATTTGTAATGCGTGTGATGTCTTGCCGCCGTTCTGAAAGAGATGGCAAGATTCTAGCTCGCCGACTTGGATGCAATAAGGAGGGTTACTGTGTTAGTATACGAGGTAAATTTGGACCAGTTAGGAAGCCAAGAGCAAGCACTAGGGAAGGTTGCAAGGCTATGATTCATGTAAAGGTTGATAGATCTGGAAAATGGGTAATCACAAAATTCGTAAAGGAACATAACCATCCACTCGTCATCTCTCCACGCGAAGCTCGTCAAACAATG gatgaaaaggacaagaaaatcCAGGAATTAACGGTTGAGCTGCGAAACAAGAAAAGGTTGTGTGCAGCATATCAAGAGCAGCTAACTGCATTTGTGAAAATTGTCGAGGAGCACAACGATCAGCTCTCGAAGAAAGTTCAGTCTGTGGTAAACAACATTAGAAAATATGAACCTGTGGACCCGGGCCTTATGAGGAGAAGTTAG
- the LOC104433920 gene encoding NAD(P)H-quinone oxidoreductase subunit T, chloroplastic, which yields MENRKRHGSFAPWLPQLRLPRPRSLSSPAGGDAPPPPQAGTARGGGTGAGVPGRRRLRVSATQGPQEPRPPPGVDTRIHWENEDEGWIGGGDGSRSEEGGKQLGAEEEQRNLLGEKFADLLNESADSHYQFLGISANADLEEIKAAYRRLSKEYHPDTTSLPLKTASDKFLKLREVYDVLSDEESRRFYDWTLAQEAASRQAEKMRMRLEDPYEQDLQNYKPVPDMVDRLSGRNMDLSDQAMSALTFDVFIIIFAICCIIYVIYFKEPYY from the exons atggaaaatcgaAAACGCCATGGCTCATTCGCGCCATGGCTTCCACAGCTCCGCCTCCCCAGGCCTCGTTCTCTCTCTTCGCCGGCCGGAGGAGatgcgccgccgccgccgcaggcAGGCACCGCGCGGGGAGGCGGGACCGGCGCGGGCGTTCCCGGACGCCGCCGCCTGCGGGTTTCCGCGACGCAGGGCCCACAGGAGCCGCGGCCGCCGCCGGGAGTGGACACGAGGATCCACTGGGAAAACGAGGACGAAGGGTGGATCGGAGGCGGCGACGGCTCGAGGTCGGAGGAGGGCGGGAAGCAGTTGGGCGCGGAGGAGGAGCAGAGGAATCTCTTGGGGGAGAAGTTCGCCGATTTGCTCAACGAGTCCGCTGATTCCCACTACCA GTTCCTAGGAATTTCAGCCAATGCTGATCTGGAAGAAATCAAAGCCGCTTACCGGAGACTATCGAAAGAGTACCATCCAGACACGACTTCCCTTCCATTAAAAACTGCGTCAGACAAGTTCTTAAAACTGAGGGAAGTTTATGACGTGTTGAGCGACGAAGAGAGCCGGAGATTTTATGACTGGACGCTCGCGCAGGAGGCCGCAAGCCGGCAAGCGGAGAAAATGAGGATGAGGTTAGAGGATCCTTATGAGCAGGACTTGCAGAACTACAAGCCTGTACCGGATATGGTTGATCGGCTCAGCGGGAGGAACATGGATTTGAGTGACCAGGCCATGTCAGCTCTCACATTCGATGTGTTCATTATCATCTTTGCAATATGCTGCATCATTTATGTTATATACTTTAAGGAACCGTACTATTAG